In one Sphingobium indicum B90A genomic region, the following are encoded:
- a CDS encoding dienelactone hydrolase family protein encodes MCHTQPSARFPVDPQGEPYSAPAGFGLEGLVFGAGHRAPPALLIPDIYGMTPFYRGLAAHLARQAPVILLDPFASFGPLAQSTREAAFERRHRLDDRHYADALERLVQHIGARGVMGFCLGGNFVLELARRGSDCALLAVYPFPQGLPNVAPLAPPIDYLPKIETPVTILLGDTDASVGAENVEALAACVEGNPAVSLHIFRGVGHGFVTGLDSDERPLRAAAEEALAIAERLFDPNQPAEPDFGPSA; translated from the coding sequence ATGTGCCATACGCAGCCGAGCGCGCGCTTTCCGGTCGATCCGCAAGGCGAGCCCTACTCCGCCCCCGCAGGGTTCGGGCTCGAAGGCCTTGTCTTCGGGGCAGGGCATCGCGCTCCCCCCGCGCTCCTCATCCCCGACATCTACGGGATGACGCCCTTCTATCGCGGCCTTGCAGCGCATCTTGCCCGGCAGGCGCCGGTTATCCTGCTCGATCCCTTCGCCTCCTTCGGTCCGCTCGCGCAATCGACGCGCGAGGCCGCGTTCGAGCGGCGCCACCGCCTGGACGACAGGCACTATGCCGATGCGCTCGAACGGCTGGTTCAGCACATCGGGGCGCGAGGGGTCATGGGCTTCTGCCTAGGCGGCAATTTCGTTCTCGAACTGGCGCGGCGCGGAAGCGATTGCGCGCTGCTTGCCGTCTATCCGTTTCCGCAGGGGCTTCCCAATGTCGCCCCGCTCGCGCCGCCGATCGATTATCTGCCGAAGATCGAAACGCCGGTGACGATCCTGCTGGGCGATACGGACGCGTCGGTCGGGGCCGAAAATGTGGAGGCGCTGGCGGCCTGCGTCGAGGGAAATCCGGCCGTTTCCCTGCATATATTTCGCGGCGTGGGGCACGGGTTCGTCACCGGCCTCGATTCGGACGAGCGTCCGCTTCGCGCCGCCGCGGAGGAGGCGCTCGCCATAGCCGAGCGGCTTTTCGATCCCAATCAGCCCGCGGAACCGGATTTCGGCCCGTCGGCATAG
- a CDS encoding dioxygenase family protein encodes MESEQLEAVVMDIVAGIRDAIIKHHVTVDQYRFAVDYLGRLADARELPLLLDVFLNVAAVDAENEVTKGSPQAIQGPYYREDAPAVTDRLKTLDHDNERPLVVRGQVRDIDGSLLPGAEVDIWHSTPTGKYSGFHDNIPVDYYRGKLTSDSEGAYRVATTAPVPYQIPNQGYTGALLEAMGRHSWRPAHVHFKVRKPGFKTVTTQVYFEGGQWVDSDCCSGVRDDLVRRTTQEDGVDTLTVDFVLDRAA; translated from the coding sequence ATGGAGTCCGAACAGCTTGAGGCCGTAGTGATGGATATCGTCGCGGGAATACGCGACGCCATCATAAAGCATCATGTGACGGTCGATCAGTACCGCTTCGCCGTCGACTATCTCGGCCGGCTGGCGGACGCCAGGGAACTGCCGCTCCTCCTCGACGTCTTCCTGAACGTGGCCGCGGTCGACGCGGAAAACGAGGTGACGAAGGGTTCTCCGCAGGCGATCCAGGGCCCCTATTACAGGGAGGATGCGCCCGCCGTCACCGACCGGCTCAAGACCCTCGATCATGACAATGAGCGTCCGCTCGTCGTCCGGGGCCAGGTGCGCGACATCGATGGGTCCCTCCTGCCCGGAGCGGAGGTCGACATCTGGCACTCGACCCCGACCGGAAAATATAGCGGGTTCCACGACAATATCCCCGTCGATTATTATCGGGGCAAGCTGACGTCGGACAGCGAAGGCGCCTATCGCGTCGCGACCACGGCGCCGGTTCCCTACCAGATCCCCAACCAGGGCTATACCGGCGCGCTGCTGGAGGCGATGGGACGCCATAGCTGGCGCCCCGCGCACGTCCACTTCAAGGTGCGCAAGCCCGGGTTCAAGACGGTCACGACCCAGGTCTATTTCGAGGGCGGCCAATGGGTCGACAGTGATTGCTGCAGCGGCGTGCGCGACGATCTGGTCCGCCGGACGACGCAGGAGGACGGCGTCGATACGCTGACGGTCGACTTCGTTCTCGACCGCGCGGCCTGA
- a CDS encoding LysR family transcriptional regulator — translation MEFRQLRYFVAAAEYGNIGTAAQRLNVSQPPVSRQIQALEDELGVQLLVRTTKGVSLTAAGRSFLDDARVILTRSRDSRDRCRAAGRGDVGRLAIGYLGSVIYQVLPALLRDFRREVPEADISLAQLSKHDMVQALRDGVIHVGFGRYFPGEPDIIFEKIQDEPLYVATADERAGAPDRPVALASYKDRPFVLFPKGDRPSFADEIIALLKARGIQPRIEHFAEDATAALALTAMGAGVCVVPASLAAIHWPGVRFTPLLDDAVGSPIVCAYAQHCDEPILHRFLGAIRR, via the coding sequence ATGGAATTTCGTCAGCTTCGCTACTTCGTCGCAGCGGCGGAATATGGCAATATCGGCACGGCGGCGCAGCGGCTGAACGTGTCCCAGCCGCCCGTGAGCCGACAGATCCAGGCACTGGAAGACGAGCTTGGCGTGCAGTTGCTGGTCCGGACGACCAAGGGGGTCAGCCTGACCGCGGCGGGACGGAGCTTCCTGGACGACGCCCGGGTCATCCTGACGCGAAGCCGGGATTCGCGCGACCGCTGCCGCGCCGCGGGGCGAGGCGATGTGGGCCGCCTGGCCATCGGCTATCTCGGCTCTGTCATCTACCAGGTTCTCCCCGCGCTGCTCCGGGATTTCCGCCGGGAGGTTCCCGAAGCGGACATTTCCCTCGCCCAGCTCAGCAAGCACGACATGGTCCAGGCGCTGCGCGACGGGGTGATCCATGTCGGGTTCGGGCGCTATTTTCCGGGCGAACCGGACATCATATTCGAAAAGATCCAGGACGAGCCGCTCTATGTCGCGACCGCCGACGAGCGGGCCGGAGCGCCCGACCGGCCAGTCGCGCTGGCGAGCTACAAGGATCGGCCCTTCGTGCTGTTTCCCAAGGGCGACCGGCCCAGCTTCGCCGACGAAATCATCGCGCTGCTCAAGGCGCGGGGCATTCAGCCGCGCATCGAGCATTTCGCCGAAGACGCGACCGCGGCCCTGGCGCTGACCGCGATGGGCGCGGGAGTCTGCGTGGTGCCCGCATCGCTCGCGGCCATCCATTGGCCCGGCGTCCGCTTCACGCCCCTGCTCGACGATGCGGTCGGTTCCCCGATCGTTTGCGCCTATGCCCAACATTGCGACGAACCGATCCTGCATCGTTTCCTGGGCGCGATCCGACGCTGA
- a CDS encoding muconate cycloisomerase family protein codes for MDKAAVSQGRASEGAGGGRDALVFGRTPIETARIRSIETRIVDLPLRRLQQFARFGTHLQSIVLVEILTEDGVTGIGEAVTPCGPWWSGDSVEAIKATIDRYLAPLLVGENLLAPTRLMAKLDEKVRNNGFAKAGIEMALLDGAGKILDVPLHILFGGKVRDSLPVAWPLATGDVAQEIDEAEEMLALGRAGAFKLKMAALPIAEDLARAKRLARALEGRAKLRVDPNEGWEEATAVRAIAELREAGVEMVEQPVARWNLDAMARLTRSSGTTIMIDEGVLSVHDTVEVVKRAAASLLSLKIMKSGGLRNARAMADIANAGGIPVYMGTFLESSIGTAANMHLAASLPALPLGGETIGPMLIGEDICVAPADYHDHALWLPEGPGLGIEIDREKLERFQRK; via the coding sequence ATGGATAAGGCAGCGGTTTCGCAAGGGCGTGCGTCGGAAGGAGCGGGCGGCGGGCGCGATGCGCTGGTCTTCGGCCGGACGCCCATCGAAACGGCGAGGATACGGAGCATCGAAACGCGGATCGTGGACCTGCCGCTGCGTCGGCTCCAGCAGTTCGCGCGGTTCGGCACGCACCTTCAGAGCATCGTTCTTGTCGAGATACTGACCGAAGACGGGGTAACGGGCATCGGCGAGGCCGTCACGCCCTGCGGCCCCTGGTGGAGCGGCGACAGCGTCGAGGCGATCAAGGCGACGATCGACCGCTATCTGGCGCCGCTGCTCGTGGGCGAGAACCTGCTCGCGCCGACCCGCCTGATGGCGAAGCTGGACGAGAAGGTCCGCAACAACGGCTTCGCTAAGGCGGGGATCGAGATGGCGTTGCTCGACGGCGCGGGAAAGATCCTCGACGTGCCGCTGCATATCCTGTTCGGGGGCAAGGTGCGCGATTCGCTCCCCGTCGCCTGGCCGCTGGCGACGGGCGATGTCGCGCAGGAAATCGACGAGGCCGAAGAGATGCTGGCGCTCGGACGCGCCGGCGCCTTCAAGCTGAAGATGGCCGCGCTGCCCATCGCGGAAGACCTCGCCCGCGCAAAGCGGCTGGCGCGCGCCCTTGAAGGGCGGGCGAAGCTGCGGGTCGATCCCAATGAAGGCTGGGAAGAGGCGACTGCCGTCCGGGCGATCGCCGAGCTGCGCGAGGCCGGCGTCGAGATGGTCGAACAGCCGGTGGCCCGCTGGAACCTCGACGCGATGGCGCGCCTGACCCGGTCCAGCGGCACCACGATCATGATCGACGAGGGCGTCCTGTCGGTCCACGACACGGTGGAGGTGGTCAAGCGCGCCGCCGCCAGCCTGCTGTCGCTCAAGATCATGAAATCCGGCGGGCTGCGCAACGCCCGCGCCATGGCCGACATCGCGAATGCGGGGGGCATTCCCGTCTATATGGGAACCTTCCTCGAATCCTCGATCGGCACGGCGGCGAACATGCATCTTGCCGCGAGCCTTCCGGCTCTGCCGCTCGGCGGAGAGACGATCGGGCCGATGCTGATCGGCGAGGATATCTGCGTCGCGCCTGCCGACTATCACGATCATGCGCTCTGGCTGCCCGAAGGGCCAGGCCTCGGCATCGAGATCGATCGCGAGAAGCTGGAGCGATTCCAGAGAAAATAG
- a CDS encoding TonB-dependent receptor — protein sequence MMKGLYCGGALAALAAASAASAQTAPLAEPQAKAGLPADVIADIIVTARKREENLQETPIAISAFGNETLEARGATRVDAIAGSTPNLTLSNSPGFGAQSSPAIYVRGIGQKDFSPFTEPGVGLYLDGVYIARSVGGLLDLVDIDRVEVLRGPQGTLFGRNTIGGAVSITSRQPDFDHISGSVALTIGNYRRRDFKASLNLPLTDSLAVTLSGATINRDGNVRRSDGRDLGNEQRLVGRFALRWKASSRMTLNWSVDGTRVREHGPAFRLTGIDYRSRIFNPDNLPLALTAGGTPLPPGVAFGTPQNGTVHVIAPPDGAFPPAVVAATGGYRSTLNFPVIDLNGSAPGGQIYPSQSGDAPTDNFALLNNYLATFLGGQPCLSPPNGSAPYNPSGDTANRACYNNQYVTRTNQGTGADFSNIDIWGTALNIDLELSDSIDLKSISAYRKLRSASDRDGDHSPLEIVRYGNDPVDQEQVSQEVQLLGSAFGDRLKWILGAYYFRETGVNLNQVSFTPLSFEVGGYFRNTSIAGFGQLTFDITDRLSLTPGLRWTRDRKFYDATAGGIIANRIGIVDPRTQYPGGLPACGVLNPSVICPLGPTEGTPFAPGQLVQQGQASTQYSDLTPMVNLAYKAADGLLLYTSYSEGFKGGGFTHRTLPLPILPGGIPSFDPETVKVYEAGFKLDAFGRRLRLNAAFFNTDYSNLQIQVFVGPAPQIKNVGSARIRGLELEASLAPGGGWRLEGGLGYLDARYTSLDAALVNGGLTRNAVTLSSKFEQVPDWSINASLSKSMSIGDVELTPRVDWSYRSKVYFDSINTDAIAQPAYSLVNASLTAASLSDGWTFSAQVTNLFDKAYYNSGVFNETFGVQENLIGRSREWSITLKKLF from the coding sequence ATGATGAAAGGACTATATTGCGGCGGCGCGCTCGCCGCGCTGGCGGCCGCATCCGCCGCTTCCGCCCAGACCGCGCCTTTGGCGGAGCCGCAGGCGAAGGCCGGGCTGCCTGCCGACGTGATCGCCGACATCATCGTGACGGCGCGAAAGCGGGAAGAGAATCTTCAGGAAACCCCCATCGCCATATCGGCCTTCGGCAACGAGACGCTCGAAGCGCGGGGGGCGACGCGCGTGGACGCGATTGCGGGATCGACGCCCAACCTGACCTTGTCGAACAGTCCGGGCTTCGGCGCGCAGAGTTCGCCGGCCATCTATGTCCGCGGCATCGGGCAAAAGGATTTTTCGCCCTTCACCGAACCGGGCGTCGGCCTTTATCTCGACGGCGTCTATATCGCGCGGTCGGTCGGCGGGCTGCTCGACCTGGTGGACATCGATCGCGTCGAAGTTCTGCGCGGTCCGCAGGGAACGCTTTTCGGCCGCAACACGATCGGCGGCGCGGTCAGCATCACTTCCCGACAGCCTGACTTCGATCATATTTCGGGGAGCGTAGCGCTCACGATCGGTAACTATCGGCGGCGGGACTTCAAGGCATCGTTGAACCTGCCGCTGACCGATAGCCTCGCCGTCACCCTGTCCGGCGCGACGATCAATCGCGACGGCAATGTCCGCCGTAGCGACGGGCGCGATCTTGGCAATGAACAGCGCCTCGTCGGGCGCTTCGCCCTGCGCTGGAAGGCGTCGAGCCGCATGACCCTGAACTGGTCGGTCGACGGCACCCGCGTGCGGGAACATGGCCCCGCATTCCGCCTGACCGGCATCGATTATCGGTCGCGGATATTCAATCCCGACAATCTGCCGCTGGCGCTGACCGCGGGCGGCACGCCGCTTCCTCCCGGCGTGGCGTTCGGAACGCCGCAAAACGGCACGGTGCATGTCATCGCGCCGCCTGACGGCGCCTTCCCGCCGGCCGTCGTCGCCGCCACAGGCGGCTACCGCAGCACGCTCAATTTTCCGGTCATCGACCTTAACGGAAGCGCGCCGGGCGGACAGATCTACCCCTCGCAAAGCGGCGACGCCCCGACCGACAATTTCGCGCTTCTCAACAATTATCTCGCGACCTTCCTCGGCGGACAGCCGTGCCTGTCGCCGCCGAACGGCTCAGCGCCCTATAATCCTTCCGGGGATACGGCCAATCGCGCCTGCTACAACAACCAATATGTCACGCGGACGAACCAGGGAACGGGCGCCGATTTTTCGAACATCGACATATGGGGCACCGCCCTCAATATCGACCTGGAGCTTTCCGACAGCATCGATCTGAAATCGATAAGCGCCTATCGCAAGCTGAGAAGCGCATCCGATCGCGACGGGGACCATTCGCCGCTGGAAATCGTCCGGTACGGCAACGATCCGGTCGATCAGGAGCAGGTGAGCCAGGAGGTGCAACTCCTCGGGAGCGCGTTCGGCGATCGGCTCAAATGGATCCTCGGCGCCTATTATTTCAGGGAAACGGGGGTCAACCTCAACCAGGTCTCCTTCACGCCGCTTTCGTTCGAGGTCGGCGGCTATTTCAGGAACACGAGCATAGCGGGCTTCGGCCAGCTCACCTTCGACATCACCGACCGTCTTTCGCTGACCCCTGGGCTGCGATGGACGCGCGACCGCAAATTTTACGATGCGACCGCGGGCGGCATCATCGCGAACCGCATCGGCATCGTCGATCCGCGCACCCAATATCCGGGCGGGCTGCCCGCCTGCGGCGTTCTGAACCCTTCCGTCATCTGCCCGCTGGGGCCAACCGAGGGTACGCCTTTCGCGCCCGGCCAACTGGTTCAGCAGGGCCAGGCGTCGACCCAATATAGCGACCTCACGCCGATGGTGAACCTTGCCTACAAGGCGGCCGACGGGCTGCTCCTATACACCAGCTATTCGGAAGGGTTCAAAGGCGGGGGCTTCACGCACCGCACGCTGCCCCTCCCGATCCTGCCGGGCGGCATACCGAGCTTCGATCCGGAAACGGTCAAGGTGTACGAAGCCGGCTTCAAGCTCGATGCCTTCGGCCGCCGGCTTAGGCTCAACGCAGCCTTCTTCAACACCGACTACAGCAATCTTCAGATCCAGGTCTTCGTGGGCCCGGCGCCGCAGATCAAGAATGTCGGTTCGGCACGGATACGCGGCCTGGAACTTGAAGCGTCGCTCGCGCCGGGCGGCGGATGGCGGCTGGAGGGCGGCCTGGGCTACCTCGATGCACGTTACACCAGCCTAGACGCGGCGCTGGTGAATGGCGGACTGACGCGAAATGCCGTCACCCTGTCGAGCAAGTTCGAGCAGGTGCCGGATTGGTCGATCAACGCTTCGCTGTCGAAGTCGATGAGTATCGGCGACGTTGAACTGACGCCGCGCGTGGACTGGTCGTATCGCTCCAAGGTCTATTTCGACTCGATCAACACAGATGCGATCGCCCAGCCGGCCTATTCGCTGGTCAATGCGAGCCTGACCGCGGCATCCTTGTCGGACGGCTGGACTTTCAGCGCCCAGGTCACCAATCTGTTCGACAAGGCCTATTATAATTCGGGGGTTTTCAACGAGACCTTCGGTGTACAGGAAAATCTGATCGGGCGCAGCCGCGAGTGGTCTATCACGCTCAAGAAGCTGTTTTGA
- a CDS encoding transferrin-binding protein-like solute binding protein, which translates to MGYVSYGMWEVKQNTGASRTGYQTWFLFGSRTPDAARLNAGTVTYNGIADGTAYIGGTARRLSGTGQVTRNFANDMTTTNIDLKVNDGPGVTNTFGTLQQSNTFGSDATTTNGFSGRILFVPYGPNAEEIGGIFSLSNQVNDTAVGVFVGKR; encoded by the coding sequence TTGGGCTACGTCAGCTATGGCATGTGGGAGGTAAAACAGAATACGGGAGCATCAAGAACTGGCTACCAGACATGGTTCCTGTTCGGCTCGCGCACACCTGACGCTGCCCGCTTGAATGCAGGAACTGTCACGTACAATGGCATTGCTGATGGTACGGCATATATCGGCGGAACCGCGCGGCGGTTAAGCGGAACAGGACAGGTCACGCGTAACTTTGCAAACGACATGACCACTACAAACATTGATCTTAAAGTAAATGATGGGCCGGGCGTAACAAATACGTTTGGCACGCTCCAACAGAGCAATACGTTTGGTAGTGATGCAACCACCACAAATGGTTTCTCTGGCAGGATCTTATTTGTTCCGTATGGGCCAAATGCCGAAGAGATTGGCGGAATTTTCTCACTGTCTAACCAAGTTAATGACACTGCCGTTGGAGTATTTGTCGGAAAAAGGTGA
- the istB gene encoding IS21-like element helper ATPase IstB, with product MTRTKDQAAAVLPTLLKALRLPSINRNWKRLTDTADRDGWPAANLLASLLEIEMADRSSRRIQRHRDQSGLPAGKTFATFDFDAAPGIRKPHLLSLAAGDDWIENGGNLLLFGQSGTGKTHAVAAIGHALIDTGRRVLFCSTTDMVQKLQSARRDLSLPAMLDKLDKFDLIVLDDLSYVRKDQVETSALFELIAHRYERHSLAITANQPFSAWDNVFPDPAMTVAAIDRLVHHSTIIEMNGESYRKRSAVARINAGDYDPPNGAPDRPS from the coding sequence ATGACCCGCACCAAGGATCAGGCCGCCGCCGTACTGCCTACCCTGCTGAAGGCCTTGCGCCTGCCGAGCATCAACCGCAACTGGAAGCGCCTCACCGACACCGCCGATCGCGATGGCTGGCCGGCCGCCAACCTGCTGGCCTCGCTTCTCGAGATCGAGATGGCTGATCGCTCCTCCCGGCGCATCCAGCGCCATCGCGACCAGTCCGGCTTGCCCGCAGGCAAGACCTTCGCCACCTTCGATTTCGACGCCGCCCCCGGCATCCGCAAACCGCACCTCTTGTCCCTCGCCGCCGGTGACGACTGGATCGAGAACGGCGGCAACCTGCTGCTGTTCGGCCAGAGCGGGACCGGCAAGACGCACGCAGTTGCCGCCATTGGCCATGCCCTCATCGACACGGGGCGGCGCGTCCTGTTCTGCTCCACCACCGACATGGTCCAGAAGCTCCAGTCCGCGCGCCGCGACCTCAGCTTGCCCGCCATGCTCGACAAGCTCGACAAGTTCGATCTCATCGTGCTCGACGATCTGTCCTACGTCCGCAAGGACCAGGTCGAAACCAGCGCCTTGTTCGAGCTCATCGCCCACCGCTACGAACGCCACTCGCTCGCCATTACCGCCAACCAGCCATTTTCGGCATGGGACAACGTCTTCCCTGATCCCGCCATGACTGTCGCCGCGATCGACCGCCTCGTGCACCACTCGACCATCATCGAGATGAACGGCGAAAGCTACCGCAAGCGTTCCGCCGTCGCCCGCATCAACGCCGGCGATTACGACCCGCCCAATGGCGCCCCGGACCGGCCATCATAA
- the istA gene encoding IS21 family transposase codes for MPGHHISDQQVFLFMTHRRQHTQAVAAAKAGISERSARRIENDPQLPSQKKKERHWRTRADPLEPFWPRIEELLQIDGIIAVTVFETLQDEFGEDAVPDAIRRTLERRIARWRALHGGEKEIFFPQHHEPGRQGLSDFTVCDSLKVTVAGETLAYRLYHFRLAASGWEHAAVVLGGESFAALSEHLQDALWKLGGAPAEHRSDSLSAAYKNLDADAQRDFTRSYDELCRHYGMLATRNNRGEAHENGSIEGPHAHLKRRLDQALRRRGSRDFVSIEAWREFVEAQVARQNRRHAARIDAERRVLKALPARRTTDFAMVTVDVTRNGTVAIDRVTYSVPSRLVGRRLNAHLFDDRIELFLGPDRVMSTPRVRISHPHRGHSIDFRHMIGNLRRKPGALRNLVYREALFPDHAYRRAWQAFDAQLDGRQACRDAVALLDIAARGDCVDVLARRIDEALDSGRLPDVDALRDEFLPTARSQRDVAIPPPDLHSYNSLIASGEVH; via the coding sequence ATGCCGGGCCACCACATTTCCGATCAGCAGGTATTTCTCTTCATGACCCATCGTCGCCAACACACCCAGGCCGTCGCGGCTGCCAAGGCCGGTATCAGCGAACGCAGCGCACGCCGGATCGAGAACGATCCGCAGCTTCCGTCCCAGAAGAAGAAGGAGCGCCACTGGCGCACCCGCGCCGATCCGCTCGAGCCATTCTGGCCACGTATAGAGGAGTTGCTCCAGATCGACGGTATCATTGCCGTCACGGTCTTCGAGACGCTCCAGGACGAGTTCGGCGAGGATGCTGTTCCCGATGCGATACGACGAACACTGGAACGCCGGATCGCCCGCTGGCGGGCACTGCACGGCGGCGAGAAGGAGATCTTCTTCCCGCAGCATCATGAGCCCGGTCGGCAGGGCCTGTCGGATTTCACGGTATGCGACAGTCTCAAGGTCACCGTTGCCGGCGAGACCCTGGCCTATCGCCTCTACCACTTCCGCTTGGCGGCGAGTGGCTGGGAGCATGCGGCTGTCGTGCTGGGCGGGGAGAGCTTTGCCGCCCTTTCGGAGCACCTGCAGGATGCGTTGTGGAAGCTGGGCGGTGCGCCGGCCGAACACCGCAGCGATTCCCTGTCAGCCGCCTACAAAAACCTCGACGCCGATGCGCAGCGGGATTTCACCCGAAGCTATGACGAGCTGTGTCGTCATTACGGCATGCTTGCTACCCGCAACAACCGCGGCGAGGCGCACGAGAACGGATCGATCGAAGGTCCCCATGCCCATCTCAAGCGACGGCTCGATCAGGCCTTACGCCGGCGGGGCAGCCGCGATTTCGTCAGCATCGAGGCCTGGCGCGAGTTCGTTGAGGCGCAGGTCGCCAGACAGAACCGGCGGCATGCTGCGCGCATCGATGCAGAACGCAGGGTACTCAAGGCGCTGCCCGCAAGGCGAACCACCGATTTCGCCATGGTCACCGTCGATGTCACCCGCAACGGCACCGTCGCCATCGATCGGGTTACCTATTCGGTGCCTTCCCGCCTCGTCGGACGGCGCCTCAACGCGCATCTCTTTGACGATCGCATCGAGCTCTTCCTCGGTCCAGACAGGGTAATGTCCACGCCGCGTGTGCGGATCAGTCATCCCCACCGGGGGCATAGCATCGATTTCCGGCACATGATCGGTAACCTGCGCCGCAAGCCCGGTGCACTGCGCAACCTCGTCTACCGCGAAGCCCTCTTCCCCGATCACGCCTACCGGCGGGCCTGGCAAGCCTTCGATGCCCAACTCGATGGACGGCAGGCCTGCCGCGATGCCGTCGCGCTGCTCGATATCGCCGCCAGGGGCGACTGTGTCGACGTGCTGGCTCGGCGGATCGATGAGGCTCTCGACAGCGGGCGCTTGCCCGATGTCGATGCGCTCAGGGACGAGTTCCTGCCAACCGCAAGATCGCAGCGCGATGTCGCTATCCCGCCACCCGATCTGCACAGCTACAACAGCCTGATCGCCAGCGGGGAGGTGCACTGA
- a CDS encoding surface lipoprotein assembly modifier, translated as MTAAGWEGVGVGIDATPPLPPPPQDATVSPIIRITTLRKTSFILPRPRICKKHAGFLPSLLSVAFAISASAVNAAPEKQAAPMLSTEGVSASQMLDLGEHLAVAGKIGDANLILDALKQNDEGSREQILLAGIIAVAQGNLSLAEAGFRTLLLRDPHDTRVRLELARVLFLLHRYAAADYHFRLSAARSPTSVQHNISLFRRAIQAQRTWRVSVEGGIAPDTNVNSAGRDRIVDLFGLPFNVDNDAREKSGVGVFANADVELRLRRSEAVGLSIRAFGNAREYRRSAFNDEVAGIEIGPQFRFGNAQVIVAGTGLFRWYGREIYSRALGAALRVELPISAQWQVDLKPQFRSVNYLQNPSQNGPFMSLNGQISRSLGSHALGQIDFLASRQSARAPGYAYREAGLGVSAFAELGNGITVGGSIEAARTVFDAPLFGFAKTRRDWRAATTISVLNRNWILLGFSPVARLSFARSKSTISFFEYRRTRLELALQRPF; from the coding sequence GTGACGGCAGCTGGCTGGGAAGGCGTGGGTGTCGGCATCGATGCTACACCTCCGCTGCCGCCTCCCCCACAAGATGCAACCGTCAGCCCCATCATCAGAATCACAACATTACGAAAGACTAGTTTCATTTTGCCTCGCCCACGCATATGCAAAAAACACGCTGGCTTCCTCCCCAGCTTGCTCTCGGTCGCGTTCGCAATATCTGCGTCCGCCGTCAATGCTGCGCCAGAAAAACAAGCGGCACCAATGCTTTCGACTGAGGGGGTTTCAGCGAGCCAGATGCTTGATCTTGGGGAGCATCTCGCGGTTGCAGGCAAAATCGGCGATGCGAACCTGATTCTCGATGCTCTCAAGCAAAATGATGAAGGCTCGCGCGAGCAAATTCTGCTCGCAGGCATCATTGCGGTGGCTCAAGGTAATTTGTCTTTGGCTGAAGCGGGCTTCCGAACCCTCCTATTGCGGGATCCTCACGACACCAGAGTCCGGCTCGAACTTGCACGGGTACTTTTTTTGCTGCACCGATATGCAGCTGCAGATTATCATTTTAGGCTCAGCGCTGCGCGAAGCCCAACGTCTGTGCAACATAATATTTCACTTTTCCGCCGCGCAATACAGGCACAACGAACATGGCGTGTTTCGGTGGAAGGGGGAATTGCCCCGGATACCAACGTGAACTCAGCGGGTCGTGACCGAATTGTCGATTTGTTCGGGTTGCCCTTTAACGTGGACAACGATGCTCGCGAAAAATCAGGGGTCGGTGTTTTTGCAAATGCCGACGTTGAACTTCGGTTGCGGCGCTCTGAAGCAGTGGGATTGTCCATCCGCGCATTCGGAAACGCTCGGGAATACCGTCGTTCGGCTTTTAATGATGAGGTCGCGGGCATCGAAATCGGCCCACAATTTCGGTTTGGCAACGCGCAAGTGATCGTTGCGGGAACAGGTCTGTTTCGGTGGTATGGCCGAGAGATATACTCGCGAGCTCTAGGAGCAGCGCTACGCGTTGAACTGCCCATCTCAGCGCAATGGCAGGTCGATCTGAAGCCTCAATTCAGATCAGTCAATTATCTCCAAAACCCAAGCCAAAACGGACCTTTTATGAGCTTGAACGGTCAGATTAGCCGCTCCCTCGGGAGTCATGCCTTAGGGCAAATCGATTTTCTCGCGTCGCGACAGTCTGCTCGCGCTCCTGGCTACGCTTATCGAGAAGCAGGGCTAGGTGTGAGTGCATTTGCTGAACTTGGAAATGGAATTACTGTAGGAGGAAGTATCGAGGCAGCGCGGACGGTGTTCGATGCTCCACTCTTCGGATTTGCAAAGACACGCCGCGATTGGAGAGCCGCAACAACCATTTCTGTTCTCAATCGGAACTGGATTTTGTTGGGATTCTCGCCTGTCGCGCGGCTGAGTTTTGCACGGTCGAAATCTACAATTAGTTTTTTTGAATATCGTCGAACACGACTGGAACTTGCATTGCAGCGGCCATTCTAA